The Acidobacteriota bacterium DNA window GATGTCCTCCGCCACCAGCACCGCCCGCTTGAGGTGCGGCGAGATCTGGGAGTAGGGCACCGGCTGCCAGCGCACCGCCGGCTCCTCACCGGCCCGCCGAGCGCGCTTCTCGTAGGCGTCGATGAACGCCGTGGATTCCGGATTCGCCTCCGCCAGCTCCGCCACGTCCGGCCAGGTGACGAGCTGGTAGAGCACCGACACCACCAACAACGCCAGCGCCCCCCACAGCACCCGCCGGCCCCACCGCGGCCGGGGCCTGCCACCTTCCTCTTCCGCACGGTCTCCCGCCCCTGGTTGCGCACTCTCTTGCGCCTCCGGCGCCGGAGCCTCCCCGGCCTCCGCAGCAGCGGACTCCGGCTCCAACCGTCGGGGGGATTCCTGCTCGTCGTGGGGGTCCATGGCGTAGTCGGCTCCGTGTGCGGAAATTCTCTTGGGCTGGCTCGTAGCCGCAGACTACTGCATTGACGAAGTGTGCGATCCGAAGATCTTCCAAGCCCCGCAGAGGCGGAGGCATCTAGCCTGGGGCGCAAGCCCCGGGTATGGGATCCGAGGAATTCCCGAGCCCCGGAGGGGCGGAGGCATCTAGCCCGGGGCGCAAGCCCCGGGTATGCGATCCGAAGATCTCCCAAGCCCCGGAGGGGCGACAGAAACTGTCCTGAAAATACCCCCGACCGCAAAGATCTATTTTTCATTCTCGCGGGTGATTCGAGAAGTCCCCCCGACTGCTAGCATCGACGGCGGAAATTCTGAAGATGCCGTCCCCTCCCCCAGATCCCAACCCGCTGCAGCCGAGCCTCGGCACCCTCCGCCGCCGCCTCGGCGCCTTCGTGGCGGAGCGCCATCCCCACGCTCTGGAGCTTTGCCTGGAGGTTTTCGATCAGGCCGTGACCGCCGGTCCTGGAGCTGGCGACCTGGAGGAGCTGGCTCGGCGGGTGGCCGACGGGCTGACCCGAGCCCTCCAGGGGCGCCTGGAAAAAGCCAGCGGGGAGCATTTAGGGGAGACCATCCCCGGGGTGACGGTGGCGGAACGACTGGGGCAAGCCCGGGACGAGCTGGTGGCGGCGGTGACAGGCTGCCTTCGGCGGGAGATTCTTCGCGCCTCCCTCACCGCCGACGAGCGCCGGGAGCTGCTCCGCGGCATGCTGCTGACCCGCGCCGCCGACAGCCGCCTCAAGACCCTCTTCACCAGCGGCGAGCTGCGCTTCGAGAACCGGCCCTTCCAGGGCAAAGGCTTCCGCTCCTTGGGTCAGGAGGCGGTCTATGGCGCGGCGCTACGGCTGCGGCGGGGCGAGAGCCATCGGCGGGACGACGGCTCCTGGGGCGGCGACGTGGTGGCGCCGTTGATCCGCGATGCCGGCGTCGCCCTGGCCATGGATCCTTCCGCCGACGGCGTCTTTCGGCTGCTCAACGCCCAGGGCGGCAAGGCCGGACCGCCCATGGACGGCAAGGATCTGCACCTGGGGGACTTTTCCCGCGGCATCCTCCCCCCCACCGCTCCCCTGTCCATCGCCACCGCCACCGTCACCGGCCTCGCCCTGGCGATGCAGCGGGAAGAACAAGGCCGTATCGCCGTGGCCTTCATCGGCGAGGGCGGGAGCTCGCTGGGGGAATGGCACGAGGCCCTCAACTTCTGCGCCGCCCGGCACCTGCCGGCGGTCTTCTGCGTGGAGAACAACCAAACCGCCCTCTCCACCCCGGTGCACCAGCAGGCGGCGGTGCGCACCTTTGCGGACCGGGGTCTGGGCCACGGCGTCCCCGCCTGCACCGTCGACGGCACCGACCCGGAGGCCATCGCCGCCGCCTTCGCCTGGGCCGCCCTCCGCGCCCGCCAAGGGGTGGGGCCAACCCTCGTCGAGCTGGTAGCGCTGCGCATATGCGGCCACGCCCATCACGACGACTCCCTCTATCTGGGCCACGATCCGCGGCCGGGGTGGGGGTATCCGGAGCTGCGGGAGGGCGGCTACGGCGACCCCGAGGCCTTCCGCTTCTGGGCTCCCAAGGATCCGCTGGTGACCTACCCCCAGCGGCTGATGGAGGCCGGCCTGCTGACCTCGGAGGAGCTGGAGGCTCTGCGAGAGGAGGTGACGGCGGTGGTGGACGAGGCCACCGAGCGCCTGGTCGCCGCCCCTTGGCCCGAGCCAGCAGTCGCCGGCCGGGGAGTGCTCGCCGACGAGCCCCGGCGCCGGCACGTGGAGATCCTCGACCAGCGTCCGGCGGCGGCACCGCCCTTCCCCGAACTGCCGAAGGTCGAGGCCGGCAGCCCCTTCGACCCCGACGGAGCAACCTTCTTGGAAGCGCTGACCCAAGGCATCGGCGAAGGCCTGCGTCACGACCCCGAGGCCTTCGTCCTGGGCCAGGACGTGGGTGCGCCCTACGGCAACGCCTTCCTGCTGCTGCGCCCACTCCTCGACGAGCTGGGAGAGCGCATCGTCAACGCTCCGCTGGCGGAGAGCGCCATCCTCGGCGCCGCGGTGGGTTCGGCCCTCGCGGGCATGCACCCGGTGGCGGAGATCCAATTCAACGACTTCGTCGCCACCGGCTTCAATCAGCTGGTCAACAACGCCGCCATGCTGCGCTACCGCTGGGGCGCCTCGGTGCCCATGGTGGTGCGCCTGCCCTGGGGCGGACTGCGCTCCGCCGGCCCCTTCCACAGCCAGAATACGGAAGCCTGGTTGTACCGCGTGCCGGGCCTCAAGATCGTCGCTCCCTCGACCCCGGAGGACGCCCGCGCCCTCTTTCTCAGCGCCCTGGCGGATCCGGATCCGGTGCTCTTCTACGAGCACATCGCCCTCTACCGCGACCCGCGGCGGCGCCAGCGCCTCGAGGCGTCCCCGCCACTGCCGGGGACGGCGGGGCATGTACCCCTGGGGCGGGCTGCCCTACGCCGCGCCGGCTCGGATCTGGCGATCCTCTCCTACGGTGCTTCCGTCCACCTGGCCCTGGAGGTCGCCGAGGAGCTGGCCCGGGACGGCGCCCAGTGCTCGGTGCTGGACCTGCGCTCTCTGGCCCCGCTGGATCTGCCGGCGGCGCTGGCGGTGGCGGGCCATTGCGGCCGGGTGCTCATCGTCCACGAGGACCACCGCACCGGCGGCATCGGCGAGAGCCTGGCGGCGAAAATTCAGGAGCAGGCGTTCGAATATTTGGACGCCCCGGTACGCATCCTCGGCGCCCTGGACACACCGGTTCCCTACTCGCCGCCGCTGGAGCGCGAGTATTTGCCGGGCAAGGAGCGCATGGCTACCGCTGCCCGCAAGCTGTTGGAATATTGAGGGAGTGTCGAGCGAAAGGCCGCGCGAGCTCCGTTGAGACTTGGCCTAGTTGAGATCGAGGCGCCGCACGCCGTCCCCGAGGCGAGCCCCGGTGGAGACATAGCCGATGGCCCCGCGATTGTCGCGCACGAAGGCGATGACCTCGGCCTCGCTGCCCTTTTCCGGCGGCGAGGAGTTGCGCCCGGTGAAGATCTGCCGCTGCCAATACTTCTTGATGGCGTTGGGGCTCCGCTTGAGCACCGTCTCCGAGAACGCCTCGCGAACCGACGCCGGCTTGGACAGGTCCACCGGCTCCACCGGCGTTCCGTCCTCCCAGGAGGTGTCCTTCTTGAGGAAGAAGTCAGCGGCCTGGTCGCGACTGACGGACTGGTACGGGTTGTCCTCGTTGACGATGAGCTGGAATCCGGTCTGCGCGTCCGACGCTGGAGAGATCGTCAGCAGCGCGAGGAGCAGAGCCAGCAAGAAAAGTCTTTTGCGCTTCATCAAGAACATTCTAGATCACTCCAAGTGCCGATGGCCTGTCACCTCGAAACCCTGAAGAAAGCAGGCCGTATCTGGACCGCTGGGTCCCGGGGGGGAAGGACCTTTTCTGTGCCCTCGACGGCGGGCCGCTCGACGAGCAGCATGCGACGAAGGAGGGCACCCACGGCGATGGATAATCCTAGTGTAGAACAAATCGCCCCCACCGGACCATAGAAATATCGATCACCAGCCCGGGGGCCGTCTCCCGACGGTGCTCCACCACCCACTCTATTCTTCTACGATCCACCCACGCCCGGGTTACGATAGGGAGCAACAATCATGGGACATCAACTCCGACTCGCCTTCCGTAGCCTGCGGCATCAGCCGGCCTTCGCCCTGGCGGCGCTCTTGACCTTGGCGTTGGGCATTGGCGCCACCACCGCGCTGTTCACGGTGGTGGACGGAGTGTTGTTGCGGCCGGTGGCGGTGCCGGAGCCGAATCGGCTGGTGCACATCTGGCAGCACAATTTCGATCTCGACCTGCCTCGCTTCACCGTCTCGCCGCCGGACTACCTGGACTGGGTGGAGAACACCACCAGCTTCTCCCAGCTGGCGGCGGCGCAGAACGGTGAGTTCAATCTGGTGGGGGATGGTGATCCGGTGCGGCTGCTGGGACAGCTGGTCACGGAGCGGTATTTCTCCACCCTCGGTTTGGACATGGTGCTGGGGCGCAGCTTCAGCGTGGACGACGTCCAACCCGGAGCGACGCCGGTGGTGGTCCTCGGCCACACCCTGTGGCGGGGCCGCTTCGGCGGCGATCGGTCGATCCTCGAGAGCACGGTACGCATTGACGGGCAGGCCTACACGGTGATCGGAGTCGCGCCGGAGCATCCGCTGCTGGAGCGGGAGATCTGGCTGCCTTTGTCCTTCGAGTCGCCGGAGGAGTTGCGCGGCGCCCACTTCATCCGCGTCTTCGGCCGCCTGGCACCGGGCGTCAGCCTGGAGCAAGCCCAGCAAGAGCTGGAGCGTATCTCCGACCAGCTGGCCATCGAGTACCCGAACACCAACACCGGCTGGGGAGCGGGCATCGAGCCCATCCGGGAGCTTTTCGTGGCCGA harbors:
- a CDS encoding phosphate ABC transporter substrate-binding protein, yielding MKRKRLFLLALLLALLTISPASDAQTGFQLIVNEDNPYQSVSRDQAADFFLKKDTSWEDGTPVEPVDLSKPASVREAFSETVLKRSPNAIKKYWQRQIFTGRNSSPPEKGSEAEVIAFVRDNRGAIGYVSTGARLGDGVRRLDLN
- a CDS encoding thiamine pyrophosphate-dependent enzyme, yielding MPSPPPDPNPLQPSLGTLRRRLGAFVAERHPHALELCLEVFDQAVTAGPGAGDLEELARRVADGLTRALQGRLEKASGEHLGETIPGVTVAERLGQARDELVAAVTGCLRREILRASLTADERRELLRGMLLTRAADSRLKTLFTSGELRFENRPFQGKGFRSLGQEAVYGAALRLRRGESHRRDDGSWGGDVVAPLIRDAGVALAMDPSADGVFRLLNAQGGKAGPPMDGKDLHLGDFSRGILPPTAPLSIATATVTGLALAMQREEQGRIAVAFIGEGGSSLGEWHEALNFCAARHLPAVFCVENNQTALSTPVHQQAAVRTFADRGLGHGVPACTVDGTDPEAIAAAFAWAALRARQGVGPTLVELVALRICGHAHHDDSLYLGHDPRPGWGYPELREGGYGDPEAFRFWAPKDPLVTYPQRLMEAGLLTSEELEALREEVTAVVDEATERLVAAPWPEPAVAGRGVLADEPRRRHVEILDQRPAAAPPFPELPKVEAGSPFDPDGATFLEALTQGIGEGLRHDPEAFVLGQDVGAPYGNAFLLLRPLLDELGERIVNAPLAESAILGAAVGSALAGMHPVAEIQFNDFVATGFNQLVNNAAMLRYRWGASVPMVVRLPWGGLRSAGPFHSQNTEAWLYRVPGLKIVAPSTPEDARALFLSALADPDPVLFYEHIALYRDPRRRQRLEASPPLPGTAGHVPLGRAALRRAGSDLAILSYGASVHLALEVAEELARDGAQCSVLDLRSLAPLDLPAALAVAGHCGRVLIVHEDHRTGGIGESLAAKIQEQAFEYLDAPVRILGALDTPVPYSPPLEREYLPGKERMATAARKLLEY